Proteins co-encoded in one Desulfobulbaceae bacterium genomic window:
- a CDS encoding prolipoprotein diacylglyceryl transferase has translation MLTFPEIDPVIFSIGPAKVRWYGLMYVLGFICSYYLVLYQIKKNKLTELGKHFENINFMLIVSLIVGGRLGYVFFYNFSYYISHPSEILATWQGGMSFHGAFLGTVLGGIVFCWKNKLNFWSSADVYIVTIPIGLGFGRIGNFINAELFGRVTEVPWGMIFPGGGPLPRHPSQLYEALLEGVVLFGLLWIAKDRKFPSGYMVALFLVFYGVFRSFVELFRQPDVQIGFLFDHITMGQLLSSLMILSGLFIMALRKGKSITQNQRS, from the coding sequence ATGCTAACTTTTCCGGAAATTGATCCCGTTATCTTCAGCATTGGCCCTGCCAAGGTTCGCTGGTATGGACTTATGTATGTTCTTGGTTTTATTTGCTCCTATTATCTTGTTTTGTACCAAATAAAAAAGAATAAACTTACAGAGCTTGGAAAACATTTTGAAAACATAAACTTTATGCTTATCGTTAGTCTGATCGTTGGTGGTCGGTTAGGCTATGTTTTTTTTTATAATTTCAGCTATTACATCAGTCATCCTTCCGAGATTCTGGCAACCTGGCAGGGCGGTATGTCCTTTCATGGCGCTTTTCTTGGAACGGTTCTTGGGGGGATTGTTTTTTGCTGGAAAAACAAGCTGAATTTTTGGTCTTCAGCGGATGTTTATATTGTAACTATACCTATTGGTCTGGGTTTTGGGCGGATTGGAAATTTTATTAACGCTGAACTTTTTGGAAGAGTAACAGAAGTTCCCTGGGGCATGATTTTTCCAGGTGGCGGGCCTTTGCCGCGTCATCCCTCTCAATTATATGAAGCTCTTCTTGAAGGTGTTGTCTTGTTTGGTCTGTTGTGGATTGCAAAAGACAGAAAGTTTCCTTCCGGATATATGGTGGCACTCTTTTTAGTTTTTTATGGTGTTTTCCGCTCGTTTGTCGAACTGTTCAGGCAACCTGACGTACAGATTGGTTTTTTGTTTGACCACATCACCATGGGGCAGCTGTTGAGCAGTCTTATGATATTGAGTGGTCTTTTTATTATGGCCCTGAGAAAGGGAAAGTCTATCACGCAGAATCAAAGAAGTTGA